Below is a window of Halomicrobium mukohataei DSM 12286 DNA.
TACTCTGCGAGTCGCCGGAAGTTCGCCATGTCGTCGCCGCCCGCAAAGGAGTTACAGCGCACGGCCGGCGTCCCGAGCAACGCCGCCTCCGTCGCCATCGTCTGGGAGTCGCCGACGTACAACTGCGCGAACGCCAGCAGGTGGTGGAGGTCGGCCGGCGCGACCGGGAGTCGGTACTGGTCGAGGGGCGCGTCGAGTGGCTCCTCGGACGTGATGTACACCTCGCCGGCCTCGGCGAGCGTCTCGACGATCGCCTCCTTGCCGGCCCGCGAGAGGCCCCCCTCGCCCACGTCGTGCTGTGCGTCCCAGGAGACGAACCGGACCAGCGAGTAGTCGGCCGACGGGTCCACTCCGGCTGCCCTGACCACTTCCCGGTCGGGCTCGAACCGCTCGGGGTGGAGGTAGGCAAGTTCGTGGAGCCCCTCGTAGCGCACGTGGCGCGCGTCGACCTCTCCGTCGTACCACGCCGGTGTACAGACCACGTCCGCGAAGGGGAAGGCGAGGCGGTTGGTCAGCGCCGCCGGCTCGCTGTCGGTCAGGACGACGCTCTTGGCTCCGAGGGCGGTCGCCACGTGGGCCGCTGCGACCCCGCCGATCGCGGTGACCACGTCGGGCTGGAAGCGCCGCGCCGTCGCCAGCAAGCGCAGCTCGTACAGCGCCTGCACGCCGATCCGTCCCAGCGTCGACTGGCCCGAACCGGCGAGCACGCTGTGCTCGATGTCGAAGGCGGTCAGCAACTCGGTGGCCACGTCCTTCTCGCGCGTACAGACGCGTACCTCGTGCCCGTCGGCGGTCAGCTCCTCGATGACGGGGCGATAGAAGTGGACGTGGGCGGGGTGCTGAATCGTGATCAGGACCCGAAGCCGCTCTGTCTGTTCCGCTGGTGGCGTCCCGACTCCGTTTTGATCGGGGGGGACGGTAGCGTTCCGTGGCGTGTCTGTGGCTGTTACGGCCGAGGCGTGTCTCCGACGCATCACTCGGTGGTGACCGGGTGAGTGTTTTGTTATGGCCGACCTACGCCCTCGCACACGGCAGCCGGCGGCCACGGCGTCGCAGGGGCCTCGGCGAGTTCTCCGGCGTTCTCGCCTCCGGTCGCCTCTCACTCGATGGGAGCGCGGGCGCGCGACGAGGCAGGAAGAGTCCCGTCGTCGTCCGTCGTGACTCGCCGTCGACGAGCGCGGAAAATGGAAGCGGGGAAAGGGGAGTGGGGTGGGGGTGGGGGGTGGGGGTGGGCAAGTGGCGACGAGTCGGGGGGACGGAGACAGCCACTGTGTGGGGGGATTCGCTCCCCAGATACCACGTATCGGCCCAGGGGTATTGTTAGTCGATTCGTACCGCTCTGGCGTCGACGTGGGAGCGTCGACGACTCGTGGTAAGACCGACGAAACGCTCCTCCGTGCAAAATGGTGACAGTAAGATAATACATAACCTTCCGTATCCGGCCGCCACCTCTCACCGATGACCGAACACGGGTCGCTGCCGACTGACGCCTCGGACGACAAGCCAGACCACGTGCTTCGACTGCTCGCCTCGGAGACGCGGCGTGCAACGCTACGGGAACTCCGCTCGGAGCCGTCTCGATCGCTCGACGCCCTCGCGGACGCCGTCGCCGACAGCGGGGACGTCTCGGTCGAGTCCACGGAGCGACTCTCTCGCCGCCTCCATCACTGCCACCTCCCTCGGCTCGAAACGGCCGGCGTCTGTCGGTACGATCCCGACAAGTCGCGGGTCGACTACGTCGGCGACGAGACGGTCGAAGCCGTGCTCTCGCTGCTAGAGGAGTGATCGCTCGGCCCTCGGACGCGGGGCCGTCCGAGACGCCGCTGTGCCGGCGACGAACGCTCCGATATCGGTCTGGCTCGCGTCGCCCGCTCGTGGATCCCCTCGCCGTCGCCGAATCACGGTCGGGCAGCCGGGAGCGACACCGGCGGTCACGAGAGGGTCCACAAGAGTTACGTCTGTACAATCCGACTTCCTGTCACGTATGCAGTTCGCTCTCGTCTCTCCGCCTGCACGTCTGTGTCGTCCGGACTCGACATCGCCCTCCAGTTCGAGCGGCCGGGCAGCGTACGACGGCGTCCCGGTGCGACGCCGCGCCCCTCGCCGCGTCCCGACCGCTGGAGCAGCGACCGCCACCGTCGACGGTTCGAGGACGGTGAGACGAAACAGATGAACGACGATCTCGTCGTCGAGTACGATGCGGAGTTCGACCGCCACGTCGTCGAGTTCGACGCCGACGACGATTGGTCGACCAGCGAGATGGTCGTCTACGCGATGTCGGAGGTGTCGGGTGAAGAACCGACGGCACTGCGACCGCTGGGGACGGTGATCGATCCGGACGCGCTGGACACCATCTTCGATAGATGTCCCGACGACGGTCGCGGAGACGCCCACATCTCCTTCGAGTACGAGGGCTACGAGGTGACGGTGTACAGCCACGGTCGCCTGACGATCACCGAGCCCCGGTCCTGATCTGTCCGAGATTCCCGAAACGGGCTCGCTCGTGTGTGTCACTCGCCAAATCACGAAGAGTACTTACGGGGTCGACGGCTACCCTCTGTGCGTATCAGATGCGGTTCTCTTCAACTGACGGCCGGGGCGTGTCGGCCGATACTGCCCGTACCGGTGGGTACCGTGATGGGACGACGAGGCATGACAGCGAACACTGACGACGCCAGGCGGCGGGCAATCGACAAGCTCGAAGGCCTCGGACTGAGTGCGTACGCCGCGCGCACGTTCGTCGCGCTCGTCGAACTCGAGAGCGGCACGGCGAAGTCGATCAGCGCTACAGTAAATGTCCCGCGCACGCGAGTGTACGACGCCGCCGACGAACTGTCCGAGTGGGGACTCGTCGAGATCGAGTCGGCGACTCCGCGCCGATTTCACGCGGTCTCGATCGAGCACGCGCTGTTCGTGCTGGGGACCGAGTACACCGACCGGATCGACGACGTGACGGCGGCACTGGAGGCGGTCGGCTCGACGGAGTCGTCGCTGTCGCGGGACGACCTCTGGCTGTCGAGCGATCCGGCGGCGATCACGGAGCGAATGAGCGCGGTCGTTGCCGACGCCCAGGAGTCGGTGTTGCTGGCGGCGACCGACGACCGGCGGGCCGAGCCAGTCGCGGACGCCCTCGTCACGGCTGCCCAGCGCGGCGTCGAGGTCCGTGCGATCGGCGTCGACGACCGGTTCGACGAGAGCCCGGTCACCGTCGTGGACGACGACCGACCGTGGAATCCGGCCGTGTTGCCCCTCTCGACGGTGCTGCTCGCCGACCACGAGGACGCCGTGGTGACGTTCCAGTCCGAGGAGCCGCTGGCGTTCTGGAGCCGCGGCGAGTCGAACAATCTGCTCGTCCTCCTGCGGGCGTTGCTGGGGATCGAGTAGCGATGGCAGTCGTCGGCTTACTCCTCGAAGGCCCACAATAACCAAACCGCTCCTCACGGACAGCGTGAACGAACCATGCCGTCAGTGACCGATCGGACGACTGCGGGGACGGAGTACAGGGCGATCGTCGAGCGATACGACGCGCGGCCGAACCAGTGTACGATCTTCCGGGCGACAGACGAGCACGCGGCCGCCTGGATCTCGGCCGACGAAGCGACCTACGTCGATCTGGCCCTGGTTCGGTAGCACGCCTTCTCGCGGACCGTCGCCGTACCCGAGTACCGTGCGTTCGGCGTTCGGACTGTCGACAGTCACTGCTTCGCGATAGCCGTGTCTCCGGGGTCGCGAGATTCGGCTCGGACGGACGACTGACCGTCTCATACGGATTATTGTAGCGATTTACCGGTGATCGTCTACTCCGTGGCGACGATCACCGGTAAGCAACTACAATAAACCGTCTCGGCCGCTCGCACAGAAAACCGGACCCGGTCCCGCCGACCGTCCTAGACCGTGCTCTGCTCGTCGGTCTGTCGGTCGACGTACTCGTTGACGATCGCACAGCAGCCGAACGCGACGAGCACGACCGGGACGACGACGCCGACGCTGACGGCCGGGACGATCAGTGCGAGTCCGTACAGTGCGGTCCCGCCGGCAGCGAGCCCCGCGTAGTACCGGGGCCAGGGACGGTCCTCGTCGTCGCCGATGTCGAGGAACTCTTCGAGCTGGTCGGCGTTCGGTCCGAGACTGATCGTCCCCCGGTTCTGATCGAACGCCACGACGTTCATGTCGTCCATCTTGGGCAGATGGCACTGATAGAGGCCGACGTAGACGCGCTTGCGCTCGCTCGAAGAGATCGCCTGGACGGTCGTGTCGTTCTCGATGGCGGCGATGTGTTCGGCGAGATCGCTCAGCGAGACCGTCTCGTCGTCGGCCGCTTCGAGGTACCGCAACACTTCGCGGCGACGCTGGTTTTTCAGTAACTCGAACACCCGATCGACCGGTAAGGGTGCCGGCTCGTCCGCCGTCACCTCAGCCCCTTCCTGCTGGGCTGACTCCGTCGTCTCGTTCGTGTCGCCGACCGATCCACCCTCCGTCTGTGTTGACTCATCGCGCGTTGCGCTCATAGTAGTCTCCCAGTGTTCGCTGATTCATGTTCGTGACCTCCGTTGATCGTCCATTACCGGCTTGTGTCTGTGTCTGTTTCCTCGGTGACCCCGTACCGGTGACGCGACGCCAGCACCCACCATGGATCCTGGCCTCGGTCCAGTGGACGTATACTCACACCACCGGGAGACTTTTAATTGTTTCCTATACTTAACTTCTATTCTGAATGTTACTGCATCTGTAACATTTGTCAAATTGGGTATTATAGGCGACAGCCGGTGGTTACTCCGACTGACCGAACGTATAATCTGTTCTTTCTGCCGAAATGCAGACATCTATGGGAATATTGATATTTACCGAAGAATTACTAATTGTCCTCTCCCCATCGCGCTGTTGGCCGCCACCGGCTCGTCGTCCGCACGACCCGTGGTCGCGAAGGGCACCGAGGACGGCCGACAGTATCATACGGACGGTTGTAGCGATGTACCGGTGAGCGTTGGGACGGGTAGACGCTCACCGGTACGCAACGCCAACGTTCCGTATTATACGGACGGTTGTAGGCGTTTACCCAGTCGACCGCACGACGGCGTGCGGTCGATCTGGTAAAGATCTACAACTTTCCGCATCAGTCGGAGGTCGCGGGCCCGCTCCCGATCGTGTACACCTCGCCGGCCGTCGCCGGGTCCGTCAGTGCGTCTCGACCGTCGACGACGACCGGATCGGCGAGTCGGTCCCAGGGCACGTCGTCGAACGCGTCGTGGGCCGTCACCAGTACGAGCGCGTCCGGGTCGATCGCGGGGAGCTCCGACAGCGTCGCCGGCCGCCCCGGGAAGGCCGCGAGGTCGCTGCACACCGGATCGACGGTGTACACGTCGGCACCGGCCGCCGACAGCGCGGCGGTGATCGTCCAGGCCGGCGACGCCCGCGTCTCGTCGATCCCCGGACGGTAGGTGACACCGAGGACGGCGACGCTCGCGTCTCCGATCTCCGTGCCGGCGTCGACGAGCTGCTCGACGGTCTTGTGAACGGTGAACTCCTCCATCCGCTCGTTGACCCGGCGGGCCGTCTCCAGCAGCGGTGTCGACGTCTCGACGGTGTCGATGACGAAGTGGGGGTAGTAGGGGATACAGTGCCCGCCGACGCCGGCACCGGGATCGTGGAGCTCGCAGTACGGCTGGGTGTTGGCCGCCTCGATCGCTTCGCGCACGTCGATCGCGAGCCCGTCGGCCAGCCGTCCCAGTTCGTTGGCCAGCGCGATGTTGACGTCCCGGTAGAGCCCTTCGAACAGCTTGACGCACTCGGCGGTCGTCGGATCGCTCACGGGAATGACCTCGTTGCTCGTGAGTTCGCCGTACACCAGCTTCGCGACGCGCGTGCTCTCTTCGTCGACGCCACCGACGATCTTCGGGTAGCTGCCGGTGATGTCTTCGAGCGCGCGTCCGCTGGCCGTCCGCTCCGGACAGAACGCGAGCGCGAACTCGTCGGGGGCCAGCCCGCTCTTCTCGACGAGCCGTGGCCGTAGCACGTCGACGCACGTGCGCGGGGGGAGCGTCGATTCGAGGAACACCGCGTCGCCTGGTGCCAGTCCAGCAGCCACGTCGTCGACGACCGACTCCACTGCGGACAGGTCCGGACTGTCCGCGTCGTCGAGCAGCGTCGGGACGATGACGACGTGTAGCGCCGCCGACTCGGCGGCGTCGACCCCGTCGGTGGTGGCACGCAGCGACTCCGTCTCGACGGCCGTCTCGACGGCGGTGTCCAGTCCCGGTTCGTCCTCGACCGGGGACTGACCGTCGTTGACCGCGTTCACGACGGCGCTGTCGATGTCGACGCCGGTCACGTTTCCCGACCGGTCGGCGAACACCGCCGCGAGGGGCAACCCCATCTTGCCGAGGCCGTAGACCGCGACCGGAACGCCGCCTTCCCTGAAGGCCCGTCGCTGCTCGTCGGCCGGACGGTCACTGCCGTACAGCCGACACAGTGTCGTACTCATCCGTCGATTCCTCCGTCCGGCGTGGCCGGTCCGTGATCTGTCGTCACCATCTGGTTTGCCCGTCCGACGAGAGCGACATTGTTACGAACACCATTGCCCGGACGTACGACGGCGTTATGGCTCGCGTGATTGCCTCTCTCGTCGCGGTGGCGTGGCTCGCTCGAACGTGACGCATCAGAGACCATTTCCGGCGCGGTTCGTCGCCCGGTGGCGACTCCGCGCCCGTCGTGTCGGCCGTCTGGGACTGCGACACCACCGCGTCGCCGATCGGTAATCCGACCGTAGCGACTGTCTGGACGGCGAGGTCACCGGGTAACCTCACTGTTACTAAACTATGGGCGAGGGTCATATGTGCTGTATCGATTGTATATGCCGGACGCTGCGGGACAATCCGAAAACGTTCGATGTTCAGCAACAACGATGAACTCTCACAAGACACGGTGTTCGACGTGCTTAGCAGCGCGCGGCGGCGGGAAACGATCGCGATCTTACGGGAGGAGGAGACTCCGATCGAACTGACGACCCTGGCGGAGATCGTGGCCGCCCGAGAGAACGACACGACCGTCGAGGAGCTCTCCTCGCAGGACCGCAAGCGCGTGTACGTCTCTCTCTACCAGACTCACGTGCCGAAGCTCGTCGACGTCGGGGTCGTCGAACACGACGCCGACACGGGCGAAGTGTGGCTCACGTCCCAGGCCAGCGCGATCGAACCGTACCTGCACAACCCCGAACAGTCCAGACGGTGGCACCGGTATTACCTGGTCGTGGCGGTCGTCGGTGGACTGGCGTTTCTGGCAACGTCGTTCGGCGCGCTCCCGTTCGTCTCGGGAGCGCTGCTGGGCCAGATTCTCGTTCTCGCGTTCGTTCTCCTCGCGGGTGCGCAGTTTCTCCTCGCGTGGCAGCGCCGCCTCTGACCCGCCGTCTGGGACTGTCCGTGGCGCGTCGCACTGTCGGCCTCTCGTCGCGGCTCGCCGGCCCGATGTGCCGACGCTCACCGATCGATAGCCGACAGTGCCACCGGCTCGACGCCACGGCTGATGGTCGGTGGAATGCGGTATGAGAATGAGGTGGTCAGTCGTCGGTGCTCGAGTCTGGTAGCAGCTGTTCCGGTGTCCGTTCGTAGACCGGCGTCTCTGCGAACTCTGTGATCCGTTCCATTTCGCGCTCCGAGATGTGCTGAACCATCGGCATTGTCTGGGTCGTACGATCCTATAGTAATTGTGTCCGTAGCGAGTTCCCGGCCCACGGAAGCGACGAGTTACCGCACGGAAGCCACAGCGTTCTCGGGCTGTCGGGACCGACCGGCGTCTCCGAGATGGATCTGGCAGTGCTGGCCGTCCGTCTGTACAACGTTGGGGTCGCGGATAGCCCGGTCCACACGGTGGCGCTGCTGTCCGTGGCTCGTCGGCGAGCGCCGACGGGCCTCACACCATGTTCTCGGCTTCGATCGTCTGCCAGACCCGGTCGCCCTCCTCCGTGAGGCCGTAGACGCGCCCCTTCTTGCGCTCGTCGGAGACGAGCAGATCGACCAGCTCGCTCTCTCGGAGCTCCTGGAGCGCCCGCGAGACGTGGGCCAGGCCCACGCTGGCGTCGTCGGCGATGTTCGACGGCGTCGACGGTCCCTCGTCGAGGCGACGCATCGCGGCGACCCTGTAGCGCGAGCTGATGACGAAGCTCACGTCGTCCCAGTCGGGGTCGGTCATGACCGTCTCGCCCCCGATCGGTCCGTCGCGCCACTGGGTGACGGCACGCGACAGCGTCCGGTAGTACTGTGGAGTATCACTGTCGCTATAAGCGAGTCGAGTCGGACATAAAGACAGTCGGTCGTTAATCCCGTTCACGCTCAGTAAGCGGGTCTTTCTCGCGTGGTCTCCTCTGCCGACGGTCAGCAGGCGGTCCGTATGCAGTGGTCGGTCGGCCAACGAGCGCCTTCACATATGGCGTCCATAACAATACCACTCGGTTTCCGACCATCAGTCGTGACTTTCAGACGTGTTCGAACCCCTTCAGAGAGCGTTATCGACCGCGCGGGGCGTATCGAGGCCGGAGTACGAGCGACGCGACCAACGACCGACGCCACCTGATGTGGCCCTGGGAACACCTCGCCTGTGGCTACGTCGCCCTCTCGGTACTGTCTCGTCTCCGCGACGGCGATCGGCCCACGGGTCCACAGACCGTCGCCGTCGCGGTCGGGACGCAGTTTCCGGACCTGGTCGACAAACCGCTGGGCTGGGGGACGACGCTGCTGCCCTCCGGCATCTCGTTGGCCCACTCGCTGCTGGTCGCCGTCCCGCTGTCGGCCGCCGTCGTCGCCGTCGCGCGCGAGACCGGCCACGGACGGGTCGGCTGGGCGTTCGCGATCGGCTACCTCGCTCACCTGCCCGGCGACGTCGTCTATCCGATGGCACTGGGCGGACCGCCCCGGCTGGCCTTCCTGTTGTGGCCGCTCACGGAGAGCGTCGCGTCCGCGCCGGTCTCGATCACCGGCCACGTCTGGGCACTCCTCGCCCAGTTCGTCGCCCTGCTGGCCACGCCCGCGGGACGAGTGTACGTCGTCCTCGAACTCCTCCTGGTGGGCGGGGCGATCCTCGCGTGGGTGCTGGACGAGACGCCCCTCGTACCCGACGCCCGGTAGCAGCGGTCAACCGACGAGTGTCACCGGTGTCGTTCGACGCGAACTGGCCAGTACACCGAAAGAACCCACAAAAGCGCACGGGAGGTACTGTATAGCATGGGTGCCGAGCATCACGACGACCAGTTAGCTGCCGTGGAGTTCGACGACGAGCTGTCGTCGTCGTCGGTGACCGTGACGACGGTCTCCGTCGACGACCTCTTCGATGTCCTCGCACGTCCCGCGAACCGATACGTCTTGACGTATCTCCTGCGGGACGAGGGACCGGTCTACGCACACGAACTGGTCGAATACATCGTCGACGAGACCGATCCGCCCGAGGGCCTCTCGGAACAGGAGTATCGTGGCCAGATCGACTCGCGACTGCTCCACGTCTCGCTGCCCAAGCTCGAAGACGTGGGACTGATCGAGTTCGACGGTCGCCGACAACGAATCTCCGAGACCGACGAGACGACGGCCGCACTGCCGTACCTCCGCTTTGCACTCGCCCAGCAGCAAAGCCACGACGACTGATACGGATCGCTGTCCCCGTTTTTTCTGTCGACCTGGACCGGTGTAACTGTTCGTCCGGGACTGTCCGTGCGGACCCCGGCGGCGACGGGATCGCGGCCGCCTCCCAGCAGTGATCGCCGACGCCACGAGCGGCGGGGCGTCTCGGGACCGACGCGCCCGTCTCTCCGGGACAGGAGATCCCTTACGGATTCATCACGCGGCTAACCAGATCTCCACACTCCTATCATCTCCATAACAAAGGCGTCTGTCGCGGAGTGACCTGACGAACACTGGCCCTCAGTGTGGATACTATGACAAACGCGAGAATCGGTGACGGGAGTTACGTAGCACCGGAGGCCGTCGTGGGTCGCGACGAGGACGCGGAGACGACCCCACGACTCGGCGAGAACGCAACGATTCGATCGGGGACCGTGATATACGGCGACGTGACGATCGGCGACGACTTCTCGACCGGGCACAACGCCCTCGTCCGAGACGGAACGGTCGCGGGCGACGACGTGCTCGTCGGGACCAACACGGTCGTCGACGGCGACGTGACGATCGGCTCGCACGTCAGCCTCCAGACCGGCGTGTACGTCCCGCCGGAGACGACGATCGGAGACGAGGTCTTCCTGGGGCCCCACGCCACGGTCACGAACGACAACTACCCGATCCGCTCGGCGAGCGAACTCGACGGCGTCACGATCGAAGAGCACGTCTCGATCGGAGCCAACGCGACGATCCTGCCCGGGGTGACGATCGGTGAGCAGTCGTTCGTCGCCGCCGGGACCGTCGTCACGGCCGACGTTCCGCCCGAGACGCTCGTCGTCGGTGCGCCCGGCCGACACGAGGAACTGCCCGCCTCGCTCCAGGGAGGGAACCGGATCGAATGAGCTCTCAGATCGACCTCGACGAGATCTCACTGGCCGACCCGGTCGTCGAGGACCGCGAACAGCGCCGCGTCCGGTCTGTCCTCGAAAGCGGGCACCTCGCGGCCGGCAGCGAGGTCGCTGCCTTCGAAGCGGCCTTCGCGGACTACTGTGGGACCGACCACGCCGTCGCCACCAGCAACGGGACGACCGCGCTCCACGCGGCGCTGGCGGCGCTCGGCATCGGCGAGGGCGACCGCGTACTCACCACGCCCCTGTCCTTCGTGGCGACGGCCAACGCGATCCGGCTGGTCGGCGCAGAGCCGGTCTTCGCCGACGTGGATCCCGACTCGTACAACCTCGATCCCGAGGCCGCCAGCGAGCGCGTCGACTCCCTCGACGGCGACGTCGACGCCATCATGCCGGTCCACCTCTACGGGCTCCCCGCCGAGATGGATCGGTTCAGAGCGCTGGCCGACGCCTGCGACGCGACCCTGATCGAGGACGCCGCACAGGCCCACGGGGCCACCTACCGCGGCGAGCCGGTCGGATCGCTGGGCGACGCGGGCTGTTTCTCCTTCTATCCGACCAAGAACATGACGACCGGCGAGGGCGGGATGGTCGTCACCGACGACGACGCGGTCGCTCGTCGGCTCCGCTCGTTCATCAACCACGGGCGCGATCCCGAGGACGGCTCCGTCCACCGCTCGGTCGGCCACAACTTCCGGATGACCGACATCGCGGCCGCCATCGGACGGGCACAGCTAGAGCGGCTGCCCGACTTCGTCGAGTCCCGGCGTGCGAACGCCCGGCGACTCTCCGAGGGGATCGATGCCCCGTCGATCACGACGCCGACGGAGGCGGCGTACAAGCGCCACTCGTACCACCAGTACACCGTCCGCTCGCCCGAACGAGACGCGCTGGCGTCCGGCCTCGAACGAATCGGGATCGACACCGGCGTCTACTACCCGACGCCGATCCACGAACAGCCCGCCTACGACGACATCGAGTCGTCGTTCCCCGTCGCAGAGCGACTGACACGGGAGGTCCTCTCCGTGCCCGTCCACCCCTCGCTGGCGGACGAGACGGTCGAAACGATCGCGACTGCGATCGACACGGTGATCGCCGATGAGTGAGAACGGATCTCTCAAGACGGGCGTCGTCGGCGTGGGCAACATGGGTCGCCACCACGCACGCGTCTACGCACAGAACCGCGCCGTCTCGCTGGTCGGTATCGCCGACGCCGACGAGGCGACGGCCCGCGAGGTGGCCGACGACTACGACACGACCGTCATGTCGACCGCCGAGCTGCTCGACGCCGCCGACGCCGTCACCGTCGCCGTCCCGACCCGGTACCACGACGACCTCGTCGAGCGGGCGCTGGACGCTGGCGTCCACGTCCTCGTCGAGAAGCCGTTCGTGAAGGACCTCGCCGACGGCGAGGCGCTGGTCGAACGCGCCGCCGCCGAGAACCTCGTCCTCCAGGTCGGCCACATCGAGCGATTCAACCCCGCCATCCGAACCCTGACGGAGGTCCTGGCCGACCACGAGGTGATCGCGGTCGAGGCCCGCCGGCTCGGTCCGCCGGTCGACCGGGACACGACCGACACGGTCACGATGGACCTGATGGTCCACGACCTCGACGTGACCCTCTCCTTGCTCGACAGCGGCGTCAGGACCGTCGACGCGGTCGGCACCTGTGACGGCCAGCACGTCACCGCACAGCTTTCCTTCGAGGACGACACGGTCGCCCAGTTCAGTGCCAGCAGAGTGACCCAGCAGAAGGTCCGTCAGCTGGCGGTGACGACCCGCGACGCGCGGATCACCGTCGACTACGCCGACCAGGACGTGCGAATCCACCGCCACTCCGTGCCGGCCTACGTCGAGAACGACGGCGACGTTCGGTACCGCCACGAGAGCGTCATCGAACAGCCGACCGTCGCCAACGGCGAGCCGCTGGTGACGGAACTGGACGCGTTCGTCGAGGCGGTCGTGACCGACAGCGAACCGGTCGTCTCCGGGACGGACGGTCTGCGCGCCCTCGAACTCGTCGACCAGATCGACGCACAGGTGTCGACCGAACTGGACGCCACTGCCCAGCAGTCCCGCTAACGAGTGTGAGACGACTATGATACTGTCCCGCCAGTGCGTCGGTCCCGGCCCACCGAGAGCGGCCCGCACGGAGGTGAGCGGATGGGGTCGGTAGTGATCTCCGTCGACGCAGAACTCGGCTGGGGCTTTCACGACGTGTCGGGCCACTCGGAGCGACTGGCGGCCGCCCGCGTCGGCTGGAAGCGACTCGCCGGACTCTGCTCGGAGTACGAGATCCCCGCGACGTGGGCGGTCGTCGGCCACCTGTTGCTCACCGACTGTGACGGCCGCCACGAGAACCACCCCCGCGGTCCGGAGTGGTTCCGGTGTGAACGCGACCGCTGGGCCGACCGTCCGAGCCTGCGGTACGGCCCCCACCTCGTCGCCGACGTGGCGGCGGACCCGGTCGGCCACGAGATCGGCTGTCACACGTTCTCACACGTCCTCTTCGGAGCGGACGACACGACGGCCGCGACCGCTCGCGCCGAGATCGAGGCGTGTCTCGACGCGACCAGCGCGACCGACTACTCGCTTCGCTCGTTCGTCTTTCCGCGCAACAGCGTGGGTCACCGGGAGCTGCTCGCGGAGTACGACTTCGACTGCTATCGCGGTGTCGCCCCGGCGGAACGGACGCCGCTGAACAAACTCCGCGAAGCGACCGTCGGCGAGCCCGAGCCACGCCTCGTCACACCCGCCGTCGACGAGCACGGTCTGGTCGACATTCCGGCGTCGCTGTACCTCTTCTCATTCGAGGGCCGACCCCGGCGACTCCTGACGACGGTCTTCGAGGACCCGATCGTCCAGTACGCCCGTCGCGGGATCGACGCCGCGGCCCGCGAAGACGGCGTCTTCCACATGTGGCTCCACCCGAACAACCTCACCGGTCGCCCGGAGATCGCACGCATGCGAGCGATCTTCGACTACCTCGACGAGCGCCGCGCCGACCTCGCTATCGAGACGATGGGCGAGGTCGCTGCCCGAGTCGACCGAGTGGATCCGCCGACGGCGGGCCACTCTCCCGATGGCGTTTAACTCAGAAAACACTATAGGGCGGGCATAACAAACCCG
It encodes the following:
- a CDS encoding DUF7344 domain-containing protein; the protein is MFSNNDELSQDTVFDVLSSARRRETIAILREEETPIELTTLAEIVAARENDTTVEELSSQDRKRVYVSLYQTHVPKLVDVGVVEHDADTGEVWLTSQASAIEPYLHNPEQSRRWHRYYLVVAVVGGLAFLATSFGALPFVSGALLGQILVLAFVLLAGAQFLLAWQRRL
- a CDS encoding DUF354 domain-containing protein is translated as MRRRHASAVTATDTPRNATVPPDQNGVGTPPAEQTERLRVLITIQHPAHVHFYRPVIEELTADGHEVRVCTREKDVATELLTAFDIEHSVLAGSGQSTLGRIGVQALYELRLLATARRFQPDVVTAIGGVAAAHVATALGAKSVVLTDSEPAALTNRLAFPFADVVCTPAWYDGEVDARHVRYEGLHELAYLHPERFEPDREVVRAAGVDPSADYSLVRFVSWDAQHDVGEGGLSRAGKEAIVETLAEAGEVYITSEEPLDAPLDQYRLPVAPADLHHLLAFAQLYVGDSQTMATEAALLGTPAVRCNSFAGGDDMANFRRLAEYGLVFSTDDEAEAHDRIETLLADDDGDWDRRRGEFVAETIDVASFVRDVLVAVGT
- a CDS encoding DUF7511 domain-containing protein; amino-acid sequence: MPSVTDRTTAGTEYRAIVERYDARPNQCTIFRATDEHAAAWISADEATYVDLALVR
- a CDS encoding DUF7344 domain-containing protein, producing MSATRDESTQTEGGSVGDTNETTESAQQEGAEVTADEPAPLPVDRVFELLKNQRRREVLRYLEAADDETVSLSDLAEHIAAIENDTTVQAISSSERKRVYVGLYQCHLPKMDDMNVVAFDQNRGTISLGPNADQLEEFLDIGDDEDRPWPRYYAGLAAGGTALYGLALIVPAVSVGVVVPVVLVAFGCCAIVNEYVDRQTDEQSTV
- a CDS encoding HalOD1 output domain-containing protein produces the protein MSSGLDIALQFERPGSVRRRPGATPRPSPRPDRWSSDRHRRRFEDGETKQMNDDLVVEYDAEFDRHVVEFDADDDWSTSEMVVYAMSEVSGEEPTALRPLGTVIDPDALDTIFDRCPDDGRGDAHISFEYEGYEVTVYSHGRLTITEPRS
- a CDS encoding winged helix-turn-helix domain-containing protein is translated as MTDPDWDDVSFVISSRYRVAAMRRLDEGPSTPSNIADDASVGLAHVSRALQELRESELVDLLVSDERKKGRVYGLTEEGDRVWQTIEAENMV
- a CDS encoding TrmB family transcriptional regulator — its product is MTANTDDARRRAIDKLEGLGLSAYAARTFVALVELESGTAKSISATVNVPRTRVYDAADELSEWGLVEIESATPRRFHAVSIEHALFVLGTEYTDRIDDVTAALEAVGSTESSLSRDDLWLSSDPAAITERMSAVVADAQESVLLAATDDRRAEPVADALVTAAQRGVEVRAIGVDDRFDESPVTVVDDDRPWNPAVLPLSTVLLADHEDAVVTFQSEEPLAFWSRGESNNLLVLLRALLGIE
- a CDS encoding DUF7344 domain-containing protein, which codes for MTEHGSLPTDASDDKPDHVLRLLASETRRATLRELRSEPSRSLDALADAVADSGDVSVESTERLSRRLHHCHLPRLETAGVCRYDPDKSRVDYVGDETVEAVLSLLEE
- a CDS encoding nucleotide sugar dehydrogenase; translated protein: MSTTLCRLYGSDRPADEQRRAFREGGVPVAVYGLGKMGLPLAAVFADRSGNVTGVDIDSAVVNAVNDGQSPVEDEPGLDTAVETAVETESLRATTDGVDAAESAALHVVIVPTLLDDADSPDLSAVESVVDDVAAGLAPGDAVFLESTLPPRTCVDVLRPRLVEKSGLAPDEFALAFCPERTASGRALEDITGSYPKIVGGVDEESTRVAKLVYGELTSNEVIPVSDPTTAECVKLFEGLYRDVNIALANELGRLADGLAIDVREAIEAANTQPYCELHDPGAGVGGHCIPYYPHFVIDTVETSTPLLETARRVNERMEEFTVHKTVEQLVDAGTEIGDASVAVLGVTYRPGIDETRASPAWTITAALSAAGADVYTVDPVCSDLAAFPGRPATLSELPAIDPDALVLVTAHDAFDDVPWDRLADPVVVDGRDALTDPATAGEVYTIGSGPATSD